In the genome of Toxoplasma gondii ME49 unplaced genomic scaffold asmbl.1154, whole genome shotgun sequence, the window GATATGtttcttttgcctcttctcttctacGCAGAGGCATGTCCAGTAAAGGGGAAACAGGTAACAAGGCAAACAACAGGACGTACTGACAGCGTAACATTAGCATCCGCATTCGCCGCGTTGAACCCTTAAAcacccttctctctcttgttgtgTGGACGTCAAGATGATGGGACTTCGCAAGTGCATGCTGGCCTTTGGTGTGGCAGCTGCTTTGGCAGCTCCCGCCCTGGCAGCGGACCAAGAGACGACCTTCCTGCAGAAGGATTCCGACAGTGCCGTCACCATCGCGGAGGAGGATCCGAAGGTCGATCCACGCTTCGTCTCACTCTTCGCAGGCTGGTTTGATGTCATGTGCGACCTGATGTACAGGAAGTACATGTACAACTATGGCGCCTATGTTCCACCGCCATCCCAGCCGCCTCACCACCATCATCATCATCATCACCATCACCCGCATTCCTCTGAATCCTACTCCGACAGCTCCTCCGACAGCTCCTCTGACAGCTCCTCTGACAGCTCCGAAGAAGGCAACGACCGtcc includes:
- a CDS encoding hypothetical protein (encoded by transcript TGME49_234060~Signal peptide predicted by SignalP 2.0 HMM (probability 1.000) with cleavage site probability 0.937 at residue 23), whose product is MMGLRKCMLAFGVAAALAAPALAADQETTFLQKDSDSAVTIAEEDPKVDPRFVSLFAGWFDVMCDLMYRKYMYNYGAYVPPPSQPPHHHHHHHHHHPHSSESYSDSSSDSSSDSSSDSSEEGNDRPPRPPHHPRPPHHPHPPHHPHPPHHPHPPRPSSSSEEHSFSSEDNRPHHPHPPMKPYPPMMPYPPMMPYPPMMPYPPMMPYPPMMPYPPFYPPSKPPRPTPKDHTESKVNPA